The Synechocystis sp. PCC 6714 genome includes the window AATGTTCATAGCTGGGACAAACCACTGACTCTGGCAACTCTTCGGTGAGTAGTTCATAGAGCATGGGCTTAAAGACAAAATTTTCCTGGGGTTCCACCAGGACGATTGGGCCGGCGTGCTGATGATGGCGCAAATGCAAAGCAGTAAATAGCCCCACAAAACCGCCACCAACAATAACTGTTGTTACTGACGTTGCCGAATCCGACGAATTAATGGCCACAGTTTTCTATCCCACTGCCGAACAAGTTTCACTATGCCCGGAGGCACTTCCCCTGTAAAGGTAGCATGCAAGCAAAAAGTGGGGCCAATTTCCCAGAAACTGGAACCCCACCCAACAAAATTTAGGCCAAGGATTTTAGATCATTAGACCAGTTAGACCAATTACATAGGAGGCAGAATTACTTGGTCAATGACATGGATTACACCATTACTGGCATCCACATCGGCGGAAATGACAGTGGCTTTATTGACTTTGACTTTGCCATCTTTAACTTTGAAGGTGATGGGTTCACCAGCCAGAGATTCCACTTGACCGGATTGAACTTGGGCCGCGGTGATTTTACCGGGGATAACGTGGTAGGTGAGAACTTTCACCAATTTATCTTTGTTTTCGGGTAGCAACAGACTTTCCACTGTACCAGCGGGCAGGGCGGCAAAGGCATCGTTAGTGGGGGCGAAAACAGTAAAGGGCCCCTCAGCGGACAAGGCTTCCACTAAATCAGCGGCCTCGACCGCAGCGACTAAAGTAGTAAAAGCTTCATTGCCAGCGGCAACTTCCACAATGGTCATGCTGGTTTCCGCGGCGGCCTGGCTGACTACTGCGGGCTTTTCTGTGGTCTCAATTTCTGCCATGGCAACGGTGGGAGCACCGAGGGCGAATCCAGATAAAGCGGTGACAGCGGCAATTTTAGCGGCAAATTTCATAATTAATGATTCCTTGTGAGAAGATTATCCACCGCTATTATGACAAACTATAAATTTTTGTGAAGAGATGTTAAGGCAAAATTATCATTGGCACAACACAGAGGGAAATTAGAAAATATCTGCTGGATCAGCGGCTCGCAAACGACCCACGGCGATCGCCCCGGAAATGCAACACATGGCAATGGTCATAATCAATACAGTTAACGCCCTAGCGGTGGTCATAATTAGCGGTAAACCGGTGGCCCGGGCGGTGTTAGTGTAGAGTATCAATCCCAAACCAAAGCTAGGCAAAAAGCCAATCACCGCCAACAATAAGGCTTCCTGGAACACGACCCCCAAAAGATAACGATCGCCGTAACCGATGGCTTTGAGGGTGGCATATTCCGGCAAATGGTCAGAAACATCGGTGTAAAGAATTTGATAGACAATTACGGTACCGACGATGAAACCCATAGCGGTGCCCAAACCGAAGACAAAACCGATGGTGGTGCGGGTTTGCCAATAATTTAATTCGTATTGGACTAACTTTTCCTTGGTAAAAATCTGGACATCACCCCCGGTGAGATCCTTGCGAATTTCTTCGGCCACCCGTTCCGGATCGGCGCCGGGTTTGAGTTGCAAAATGGCCACATCGATGGAAGTACGGTCCCGGTCGGGAAAAAGACGAAAGAAATTCAAATCACTGGTGATTAAAGTGCCGTCCGCCCCAAAGGAGGAGCCGAGGGTAAATAGCCCTTGCACTTGGATGCGACGATTACCCACCTCTGTGAAAACAGGGCCATCAGCTGCTAACAGTGCGGGCACCGGGCCAAATTCTTCCCTAGAGTCCTGGTCAAATAGGAATACGTCGGGGCGCTTGATCAAGTCTAAATTTTCCCCCACCCCCGGCAGATTGATGGGATTGTTAACGGGGTTAAAACCCATAATGTAAATTTGTCGACTGGCCTTGGTTTCTGGATTTTTCCAACGGTTGATGTCAATGTAGAGGCTACTGCCATCGTTGACAGCCTTGTTGCCCATGGCTTGGTATAAACGACGGGCCGCAAAGGGGGTGGGATTAACAAAGGTATCCGTTTGGGTACTGAGGATAAATAGGTCCCCCTGTAAACTTTCAGGAATGCGAATTGCACTGTCAAATAGGGCATTCTTGAACCCCAGTTGCATAAAAATCAACACATCGGCAAAGGCAATGCCGGCGATCGCCGCCAGGAGTCGCATCCTTTCATGGAAAAGCTGGTGCCAGGCAAGGGGAATTTTCATTATGGGGTAATGGCTAAAGGCTTAAACTTAATTGCGGGGGGGCGCAGTGATGGAATCCGGTTCAATTTTCACCACCACTTTGGCGTTGCTTAAACCGGCCACGGTTTTGCTCGCGCTGGGACTGAGGGCAATTTTCACTTCCACCACCCTGGCATCAATGTCGGCGGCTGGGTCGGAGTTGAGCACATCATTTTTGCCAATTTTTAAGCCAATATCAGTAACTCGACCTTCCAAGTCCCCGCTAAAGCTGTCATTTTCACTGGTGATCCAAGCAGTCTGCCCCGGTTTAACCCGGCCGATGTCATTTTCATACACTTCCGCCACCACAATCATTTGGGAGGTAATGCCGAGGTCGAGGATGCCATTGTCATCGCTAACTTTTTCCCCCGGGCGAGTATAAATTTTTAATACCTGGGAATCCATCGGTGCCCGCACCACCGCAGTGTCTAACTCAGCTCGGGCTTCCTGGAAACGGGCCATGGCCAGGTTCAACTCCGCCTGGGCCTTTTGCACATCCACCTGGCGAATTTCCGCAATTTGGGACAGGGTGGCCCGGGCCGACTCCCTTTCCAGCAGCATAGTTTGGGCGTCCTTATCCCGGATTGATTGCTGTTCCCGGATTTGTTCTTCCAAAGTGGCCTCGGTTTTCATTAACCGAGCCTGAGCTTCTCGCAATCGCTGGTTGCTGGTTTCCAAATTCAAACGCCGCTGCTCCCAGTCCGCCATGGCGATCGCCCCATTCTCCGCCAAACTGCGATAGCGGCGGTCATCGTTGGCCGCTTGATTTACCTCCGCCCGTAGGCGATCAATGGTAGCCTGTTGCTCTAGCTTTTCCCCTTCCAACTGTTTGATTAAATTGGCCAAAGCAGCTTGGTTAACGGCAAAATTCTGTTCTAATTCCGCCTGAGCTTTACGAACCTGGGACTCCTGGGCGGCTATTTCCCCCCGTTTAGCCCCTGCCTCGATGATGGCCAAATCTGCCTGGGCCACCCGCACCGACTCCTGGGCGGAAACCACAGCGGCGGCTTTTTGTTCGTAGGAATCCAGCACCGCCACCACCTGGCCTTCTTTTACTTTGTCCCCTTCCCTGACTAAAACTCTGGCTACTTTCGCTCCGCCAAAGGACCCCGGTGAAGCAGAAAGCTTAATAATTTCCCCCAGGGGAGCAATGCGTCCCAGGGCCGCCACCGGTTGATCTGCCAAAGACTGGCCTGGGGAGGGGGGCGCGATGGAACTGGAAGCGTTATCTTCCCCTTGGTTGACCCCGGAACGGAGACTGTAAAAAATTATGCCCCCAGTGAATAAAACCCCCACCACCATGGCCAAAATAATCCAGCGGAGGCTATGGTCAGGGGAGGCAAGTTGTCCAGTCCTAGTCGATTCACCCATAAGGTAAAAGAGGTCAATAGCCTGAAAATGCTAAATGAATTGTAACATTTCGATACGGGAGGATTCAGGGCAGGAGGACACAGTTATTGCGCCTTTCAAGGACGGAGATTATCCCCCGCTGACTGGTCTAAAAGCCAAAGAAGTTCCCCCTGGGGCTGAATAAACCGGGCAGGGTATTGATGGGGATCGGCCTCTGCTGCAAAAATTTCCTTTAACGCTTCTTGTTTACTGGCCCCCGCTACGAGGAAAACCACCGAACGGGCTTGGTTAATCAGGGGAATGGTGAAGGTTAACCGCGGTTGGCCGTCTTTATTGCCCACCGTAATTAGGCGATCGCCAACGGTCAGGGCAGGGGTATGGGGAAAAAGGGAAGCGGTGTGGCCGTCGTCCCCCAAACCTAAAAGAATTAAATCAAAGGCGGGAAAATGTCCTGCTTCCACCTGGAAAAAAGTAGCCAACTCATTTTCATAGGTCTGGGCGTCCTGTTCTGCATTGCCGGCAGTGGTAGGCATGGGATGAATATTGGCTTCCGGAATATCCACCTGGTCTAACCAAGCTAACCGGGCCATGCGCTGGTTGCTGTCGGGATGGTCTGCGGGAACATAACGTTCATCCCCCCAAAAAACGTGGATCTTTTCCCAGGGTAGGGCTTGGCGGGCGAGGGCTTCATATAAGGGTTTAGGGGTACTGCCCCCCGATAGGGCAATGGTGCCTTGACCCCGCTCGGCGATCGCCTTGGTAATGCGGGTGGTGACACAGACCAGGGCCCGTTCAATCAAAATTTGTTTATTTGCCAACACATCCACTTGGGGTGCCATGGAAACCTCTGGGGAATGGATAATCTTGTTTTTCCCCTCCATCTTGGGGGTGTTTCCCCTTTAGGTAAAGGAATTGTGGAATTTCTTCATTTTTGGAGCTAATGATGGGCCAATTTGCCGTAACCGCCCAATGCCATTAGCCACGTTACCACCACCAACCAATGGAAAATGGCAATTAACCAAAGGGAGCCACTATGCCAATAAATTGCTGTGGTTGCCACGGCTAATAATCCAGTAAGACCGAGGAAAATAGGTTGGAAAAACACATTTCTCCCCCTGGGGTAAAACAGCAGGGCGTTGAGGGGATGGTAGAGCAAAAACAGCACTAAACTCAGCACCATGGCCCCCAACGTTGGCCAGAAAAGATTTAGTTCCGTGGGATAGGGCAACAGCATAACCCGAAACACCAATTCCTCCCCCAGCGCCGGCAGAAAAAATAGGGCCAGGATCAATTTCCCACTACCAGCAAGGGATTGGCCCCACCATTGCCATTGCAAAAAGCCAAATTTAAAGCCCAAGGTCATGGCGATCGCCCCATAAACAATGATGGTGATGGCTAAAAACCACCAATCCTGGGGCCGGGGTAAAAACACTATCGCGGCCAAAATGCGCCGAGCTAAAGCCGACAGAACAGGCACATCGCCAAAAATACCGGTGGGGGCCAGGGGTAAAATTTCTGGCATCGATCCCCCCACTTGGTTGGACCGCATGAACCAAAGCTGGGCCCCCTGTTCCAGGAAAATTTCGTTGAGAATATCCTGATTCAACCGGGGCAACATGGACTGCCAAGTGAGCAGGGCATTGGCCAGGGTATTTTCCTGGATGAAATCGTATTGATTGGTGGGATTATCTGGATCTAAACCGGCTAGGGTGGCGGCATTGTTTTGCCAATCTTCCCTGGTAATCCCCCTGGGTTTTAACATCGTCAGCAGGCGATCGCCTAATTGGTGTAGCCGTTGAAAACGTTGGGTTTCCGGAGAATTAGGATGCTGGGCTAACCAGGTCAAAATTTCCGGGTTACCCTCCACCTGCCGTTGTAAAGTAATGATGGCTAAGTACAGAGCTTGGTTAGAATCCTGCACGCAGGAAGCCGCGGGACTGACCCCTGCATAGCCAGTGCCATCGCCGGTGCGGTAGCGGGCCATCATAATTTGCAACTGTTTTTGCAACTCATCCAGGGGAGAAAGTATGGAGCCGCCGAAGTTATAGTCCTCCAGCACATCCAGCTTGACCACCACATCTGAAAAAGGACGACTCTGAATCCAGCCCCGTTGTAAATTTCCGGCATAGTTTTCCCAGGTTTGGGAACCAGCGACAATGCCCTGGGGGTTATGGGCATAGACCTGGTAGTAGGGGATTTCCCACTGCAACTCGTCCGTAAAAGGATCCCGGACAACTTTTGGCAAGCTAAAGGAAAAATGCCCCGTCACTGTGCCCAACATGATCTTTTCCCCTAATTTCCCCCCAATGCCCCCAAATAGATGCATTCCCAACAGGCGATCGCCCTCCTGCCATTGGCCTAGGGCTACCTCGGGGGAATCACTGCGGGGATCAACTAAAACCTTTTGGGCCGTACCTTTTCTTTCGGGGGTATGGTACCAATTGCCATGGTGGATGTAGTTGCGACCGGGGCCAAGGCGGAAAATTTGTTCATCGGGTTGCAGTTGCACCAAAGAGCGGGGTTTGAGGGACTGCACGGTAAATATGCCATCTTTACCCTGGGCGCCATAGACGTACCAACCCGCCCGACCCACTGGGGAGGTAGCCAAATCCCTGGGGGTAGAAATAAAACGATCGCCGTTTAAGCGGGGTTGTTGGGGAATGCGAATGGTTTCTTGGGGGCCGTCAAACTGTTTACTGCCAGGGTTGTAATGTTGCACCAGCATCAAATCCGCTGGGCAGGGTTTAGTTCCAGGGCAATCCTGCGCTATGGCACTGGCGGGAGCATTGGGAGCAGGGCCGATAATTTTAACCAAGGCTTGATAGCGTCCCGTGACCATTTCCGGCATGGTCGCCAACTTAATTTCGGCCTGGTTGCCCATGGGGATATTAACTTCGGCTTGGTCAAACCGCACCAGCACATCGTCCACTGGCCTAGCCCCAGCCAAAGATTGCAAAGGTCCCACCTGTGATCGCCCATTTAAACGGTTGGGCAATAAATTTCCCGCCCGTTCACTCTCCACAGCATCAGGGCTGAAATTCACGTCGGTGGTAACTAGTTTTAAATACCTTTCCAAACCTGCATTGGCTTGCCAGGTGAGCCGGAGTTTTTGGCCCACTAGTCCCTGTTGCGTGGGGGGAGCTTGGTACAGTTCCAGCCAAACCCAATCCCCCGCAGTGGCTTTGGTTGCTTCCACCGTGGGCAAAATTAAACGCCCCAACCAAGTACCTAGGGGTCGATAATACCTACTGTTTAAACTCTGTTGCAGGGGATAGTAATCCACCTGATTGGCGGGCAACTGACTGCTAATTTGATAATCTGGTATGCGGTCGGGGGTATCCTGGGATCGAAACAGCGTAGCTAGGGAAATTACCACCAGAGCGGCGATCGCCACCAATACTATCCGCCAGCGCCATTGCTTCATCTGTGGACTGCCCTAAAAATTGCCATAAAAAAACACCTGGGGCGTCTTTCCTTGTTTCGACTCCAGATGTTTTTCTAATTTCCTCACACCTGTCCCAAGTATAAATCACTAACGCAGATTGTCAAGGCTTCCACCAGTCAAAAAAGCCGATTTTCAAGAAATGCTAACTTAAAGTTGAACCCCAAATCCTTTTCCTGCGTCCTCCAGCCTAGATTGTGAAATTTTCCTAAAATTCTTCAACTAGCACAATCCCTAGCCCAGTAAGGTTCTCGGCTTCTAATAAAATCCAGTCAATCTTTTCTAACGGCTCCCAGCCTAACGAAGTTAAGAGTTGTACAGAAGCCATCCCCCTTTCGATAACCACGCTAAGATTACGGAGGATTGGCTGAAAGCCCAGGTTTAGAGGTGAGTTCCGTATTTGTGTCCGACAAACATCACCTCTGAAAGAGTGTTTTAAAAGCCCCCCCTGCCCCCAAGTTTGGGGGAAAACTAAGACTTGCAAACACGCTCTGAGTGGTTTTTCCCTCTCTAATCTGACCCTGTAATTGGTTCTTGCATCGTCCATTTAGGCAACCCTGGTTAACCGCCATTGGTTTCCTAGTCAGGGTCCCCGGACCGTCATTAATTAGCCTTTCCGGACAAGGCCTCTGTGAAAATCTTAAAAAAGTATTAAGATTTTAAAAGCTAGCTTATTTTCGGAGGAAATGTGTTTACTCGACTTGCCCAGCAACACCGCGATTTCGTTAAGGATTTAGTCATGAGCCTGAGGGCCCTAGCCACTGTGCTCGAAAATCGGGGCTTCATTGCTTCTTGCTACACCTGTGGTGACCAACTCAACAGTGCTTCCTTCATGGTGAGCCTGGGGGAAAATCATCTCATTCGCTTTTTGGTATCGGACTATGGCATTACCTGGACAGAAATGCGGGATGACAGGGAATTGATGAAGTTAGAAGGCGCCGAGGCGATCGCCCAATTGGAAGAGTTGGCCAACGTAGTCAAATACTCCCTAGCCGATGCTCCCAAAAACAGCCGTAAAAAGCGGAAAAATGCCCAGCTACAATTGGTCTAGAAGCGGGGGATGGACCCCTTTACCCCATCCATAATTGCTGACTAGCCTAGTTGTGGTTGGATAATGACTAAACGGTAATTAGACGGTAATTAGTTGGTGGCTGAATGCACCCCATTGATGACCTTGGGCAAATGGTGGGGATCAAAATAGTTAGTTTTGCCGTAGGGCGCTAGGGCTTTGAGTACCTCCCGGCCGTAACTGCGGGAATTAACCCGGTCGTCAAGGATCGCCAACCATCCGCCGGATTCCCTGAGGGGTAACACTGCCTGTTGTAAATCCTTTAACGCTACCGGTAGTAGATAATCCCGGAACCAGTCTTGATGATGGCGTTTGTGGTGCTGTACCCGTTTAGCTACTAAGGGATTCTCCAAAGAAGGAATGGGCAAAGTGCCCAAAATGAGCAAGGCCGGCGGGGGAAACTGTTCCCGTTGAGCACACCAGTATTGCCAACCTGCCACCAAAATGCCTGGAGCTAAGCTAGGAGAGGGTTCCACTTTCACTCCGGAACCAAATTTAGCCGCTAATTGACTGCCTAGTTGGGCTTTTAAGGGTAAATCATCAAGCAAAATCACCACAAACGTGTCCGGTTGCACCGCCATAATTTCCGTCAAAATCCGTTCGATTTCCGTCAGCAAAGTGGTTTGGAAAGCGGGGGTGTTGGGCAAAGGGAGGCGATCGGGCTGGTAAATAGTCAATCCGTCTTGCAGGCGGTGGGGCGAAAATTTTAGACAAAGTAAATCCCCTAGACCCAGGGTTTTGCAATAGGTGGGGGCGGTTTTTTCCGCGTCTAAAAAACTACCAATGAGCACAAAAGCCGCCTGGTTTTCCCCAACGAAATCCCCTTGCCCTTGATCGGAATTTTGCCAAATGTTTGCCAGCCAGGGTTGTACGTTAACTGGGCTGACGTGGAGACTAATTTTCCCCTGTTGTCGATTCACCTCTGCCCAAAGGAGGTGATTGTCTGTTTGTTCTTGCCAAAATTGCCAAAACCGCTGAATTTTCCGAATATTTTCTTGCTTAATAGCATTTTCACCTTGACTAATCGTTAACTGTTCCGTTACAGCCTGATTCAAATCCTGTAGTTCTTCCCCATCCAGGGGATAAAAACCGTGGGGATTGACGGGGCGGGCAAAAAGGGACTGACTGAGCCGACTCCAATGGGTCAGCGCTTTATCTTGACTCTGGGGCGTTTGGGCAAATAGGGGTTGGAGGGTGCCCCAATCTAAATGGTGGGAAAGAAAATCCCTCGTCCAATCCTCTAGATATTCCACCTGCTCGATCGCCGTGAGGGCAGGGGATGGCTGGCAAGCTCGGGCTAAACTTTCCCGTAACCATTGGGCCGGGGTGATAATAGCGGGCCAGATAATACGCAATTTAGGATCATTGCCCTTTAGATCCTTTTCTAAGGCCGGGAGAATGGTATGCTCCAAATCCTGCTTACGCTTGGCGGTGGTGACCAAACGGATGGGCTGATCACTGAGCAGACAGGGCAACAGGTAACTGGGGCCATAGGTGGGGGGCAAACAACCAGTCTGAATCAAGGCCGATCGCCGCAGTCGCAGGGCCCGGGACACCAAACGGCCCATGGTCAACGCATGGGGCCAGGGGGGGATGGCTTGTTGGCGCTGTTGGGCTTTGAGCAGATGGTGAACTTGGGTTTCGAGTAGTCCCATGGGGGTGTTTTTTCGGCCACTACCGGGATCTATGCCATGATGGAAAGTTAACGCAATTAATGTCATTAAGGTAAAAAAGCATGGCTGAAATTCAGTTTTCCAAAGGAGTTGCAGAAACCGTTGTCCCAGAAGTTCGCCTCAGCAAGTCTAAAAATGGACAATCTGGCATGGCTAAATTTTATTTCTTGGAACCGACAATTCTAGCGAAAGAAAGCACCGATGATATTACGGGCATGTATTTAATCGACGATGAAGGGGAAATTATCACCAGGGAAGTGAAGGGCAAATTTATCAATGGCCGCCCCACGGCGATCGAGGCCACGGTGATTCTCAACACCCAACCGGAATGGGACCGCTTTATGCGCTTTATGGAACGCTACGGCGAGGAAAATGGCTTAGGTTTCTCCAAATCTTAAATAATTTCCTGATTATTTCCGGTGGCGATGCGGCATTCCTTCTCCCAAGCTTCCCAGCCTAGCCAGACGTGGCCTTACTGGTATCTGGTGCCCATTTATCCCTACCGCCAAAGGCGGACTTTACTACGGGAAGTGGTGCCGGACACCATTTGGGTACTGGAACAGGTACAGGGAATTTTCTACGTAGTGGTGCCCATCCGCATGACAGTGGTGCGCTTAAATACAGGGGGATTATTAATTTACTCTCCCATTGCCCCGACGGAGGAATGTGTAAAACTGCTGGGGCAATTAACGGCGAAGTATGGCCCGGTTAAGTATATTATTTTGCCCACCATTTCCGGGCTAGAACATAAGGCTAATGTGGCTCCCCTAGCCCGCCGCTTTCCAGAGGCAACGGTGTATGTGGCCCCAGGGCAATGGAGTTTTCCCCTTAATTTACCCCTGAGTTGGCTAGGCTTTCCCGGCGATCGTACTAAAGTTTTACCTGCTGACAGTGCCGAAACTCCCTTTGCTGGGGAATTTGATTACGCTTACCTCGGGCCATTGGATTTACGGCTGGGAAAATTTGGTGAAGTGGCCTTTTTCCATTGGCCTAGCCATAGTTTGTTGGTGACAGATACTCTGCTGGTGTTATCGGAAAATCCGCCCTCGGTGTTGGAGTTAGACCCTACTCCCCTGCTGTTCCATGCTAGGGATAATGCCACAGATAAAGTGGAAAATACTTTGGTTAATCGGGCCAAGGGTTGGCAACGAATTTGTTTATTTTCCCTCTATTTCCAAGCTAGTACCCTGGAAGTGCCCCAATGGGGACAGGTGTGGCAAGAAGCACAGCAAGTCAGCGATCGCCGTCGGGAAAATTATTTTGGTTTGTATCCATTCCGTTGGCGCGGGGATTGGCAGAACACATTTCAAACCCTGTGGGGAGATGGAAAAGTTCAGGTAGCACCCATTTTGCAAGAGTTAATTCTCAATCGAGAACCAGAAACAGTTTGGCAATGGGGGGAAAAAATCACAAGTTGGCCGATAGAAAAATTAATCCCTTGTCACTTTTCTGCCCCAGTGATTACCAATGGCGAACAAATACTTCAGGCCTTTAGTTTTTTGCAAAAATCCTCCTCCCCCAATGATTTATTGCCCCAAGAGGATCGACGAATTCTACAACGGATTGATCAATTCCTAGTGCGCTGGCGCATCACTCCTCCCCGGGCGGGCAAAAGTTTGCATTAAAAAACTAAGCAATGGGGCACTGCACTGGATGTAAAAAACCCTCCACTTGAAGGGTTTAGATTTCCGAAAATTGTTGCTTAAGTTGTAAAAGTTCCCTTTAAACGCCCCTCGCCATGAACAGTATCCTATCCCCCCTTAGTGTTACAGTCGGTGGTTCCCTCTGGTGGAACGGTTTCACCGCCGACCTGACCATTACCAATACCTCCAGTAGTGCCCTCAGCAATTGGACCTATACCTTCGACACGGCCCATAAAATTTCCGGTAATCCCTGGGGGGCTACCTTTACCAGCGTGGATTTAGGCAATGGCATTACCCGCTACACCCTCACCGGGGCCGGTTGGGCTTCAAGCATTCCCCCCGGCGGTTCTGTCACCATCGGCTTTAACGGCTCCCAAGGAACGGCGATCGGTAACAGTGGCTCTTTAACCTCTGCCCTACTATTCACTAACGCTGGGGGCAATACCGGGGGCACTGGGGGAGAACATCACCATCCCGATCCTGATCCAGTTGTCGATCCAGATCCTATAACGCCCACGGATCCAGTGGTGGAACCTAATCCTGGCATCGGTAGGGTATTTGCCATTAATCCTGCGGCCGCCGATATTATCGGTTTTAATCCTGCGCTGGATAGATTAGATTTTGGCGATGTGTCGGTCCATAACCTGATCGTCGGTAAAACGAGCACAGGGGAAGTGGCCATAATTAATCCCTGGGCCTGGACTCCTGAGTTTCAGATTATCCGGGGAGTTAGCTTTGATGATCTGACGGCGGCCAATTTTGGCATTGTGCAAAACGAGCATCTGCGCCAGGATGTTGGCGGGGTACTGAGTTGGGAATTAGGATTGGGGCCCAGAAATAGTAATACGGTTTATGTCCGTTCCCATGAGTATGGGGTGCAGGAAAGGATTGAAAATTTTAACCCCGCCACCATGAAGTTAAGCTTTCTCTACTACGGTACTAGGGAAAGACTGACCGTCAGCGATACGGCGGAAGGTTTATTGATTTCCACCCAACCCACGGGGCAAAGTTTATTGTTGGTGGGGGTGACCCGCAGCCAATTAATCCCGGCTAACTTGGAATTTCACCATGACCAGGTGGTGGAAGACCGATTGGAAGACGCTTTTGGGGTCACTGTCGCTCAAGTTACCATCGTCAGTCGTAATGGTTTAGCTACTCCCCAGGGGCCAGCGGGGCAAATTACCGATGGGCATCAGAGTCGGCCGGGTAACGGCTTAACCCTCATTGGTGGTGGGGAATTTAGCGGCGGGGCCGGGGGTCATGGCAGTGGCGATGATCACGGTCACCATGACCACGGTGGAGGTATGGGGGGAGGTACTACCGATCCTCCTGTTACCGATCCGGATCCAGTTACTCCACCCCCCACTGATCCCGTTTCTCCGACTAGTCCTTTTACCGT containing:
- a CDS encoding fasciclin domain-containing protein gives rise to the protein MKFAAKIAAVTALSGFALGAPTVAMAEIETTEKPAVVSQAAAETSMTIVEVAAGNEAFTTLVAAVEAADLVEALSAEGPFTVFAPTNDAFAALPAGTVESLLLPENKDKLVKVLTYHVIPGKITAAQVQSGQVESLAGEPITFKVKDGKVKVNKATVISADVDASNGVIHVIDQVILPPM
- the devC gene encoding ABC transporter permease DevC — protein: MKIPLAWHQLFHERMRLLAAIAGIAFADVLIFMQLGFKNALFDSAIRIPESLQGDLFILSTQTDTFVNPTPFAARRLYQAMGNKAVNDGSSLYIDINRWKNPETKASRQIYIMGFNPVNNPINLPGVGENLDLIKRPDVFLFDQDSREEFGPVPALLAADGPVFTEVGNRRIQVQGLFTLGSSFGADGTLITSDLNFFRLFPDRDRTSIDVAILQLKPGADPERVAEEIRKDLTGGDVQIFTKEKLVQYELNYWQTRTTIGFVFGLGTAMGFIVGTVIVYQILYTDVSDHLPEYATLKAIGYGDRYLLGVVFQEALLLAVIGFLPSFGLGLILYTNTARATGLPLIMTTARALTVLIMTIAMCCISGAIAVGRLRAADPADIF
- a CDS encoding HlyD family efflux transporter periplasmic adaptor subunit is translated as MGESTRTGQLASPDHSLRWIILAMVVGVLFTGGIIFYSLRSGVNQGEDNASSSIAPPSPGQSLADQPVAALGRIAPLGEIIKLSASPGSFGGAKVARVLVREGDKVKEGQVVAVLDSYEQKAAAVVSAQESVRVAQADLAIIEAGAKRGEIAAQESQVRKAQAELEQNFAVNQAALANLIKQLEGEKLEQQATIDRLRAEVNQAANDDRRYRSLAENGAIAMADWEQRRLNLETSNQRLREAQARLMKTEATLEEQIREQQSIRDKDAQTMLLERESARATLSQIAEIRQVDVQKAQAELNLAMARFQEARAELDTAVVRAPMDSQVLKIYTRPGEKVSDDNGILDLGITSQMIVVAEVYENDIGRVKPGQTAWITSENDSFSGDLEGRVTDIGLKIGKNDVLNSDPAADIDARVVEVKIALSPSASKTVAGLSNAKVVVKIEPDSITAPPRN
- the pgl gene encoding 6-phosphogluconolactonase, with translation MEGKNKIIHSPEVSMAPQVDVLANKQILIERALVCVTTRITKAIAERGQGTIALSGGSTPKPLYEALARQALPWEKIHVFWGDERYVPADHPDSNQRMARLAWLDQVDIPEANIHPMPTTAGNAEQDAQTYENELATFFQVEAGHFPAFDLILLGLGDDGHTASLFPHTPALTVGDRLITVGNKDGQPRLTFTIPLINQARSVVFLVAGASKQEALKEIFAAEADPHQYPARFIQPQGELLWLLDQSAGDNLRP
- a CDS encoding type II CAAX prenyl endopeptidase Rce1 family protein, whose amino-acid sequence is MKQWRWRIVLVAIAALVVISLATLFRSQDTPDRIPDYQISSQLPANQVDYYPLQQSLNSRYYRPLGTWLGRLILPTVEATKATAGDWVWLELYQAPPTQQGLVGQKLRLTWQANAGLERYLKLVTTDVNFSPDAVESERAGNLLPNRLNGRSQVGPLQSLAGARPVDDVLVRFDQAEVNIPMGNQAEIKLATMPEMVTGRYQALVKIIGPAPNAPASAIAQDCPGTKPCPADLMLVQHYNPGSKQFDGPQETIRIPQQPRLNGDRFISTPRDLATSPVGRAGWYVYGAQGKDGIFTVQSLKPRSLVQLQPDEQIFRLGPGRNYIHHGNWYHTPERKGTAQKVLVDPRSDSPEVALGQWQEGDRLLGMHLFGGIGGKLGEKIMLGTVTGHFSFSLPKVVRDPFTDELQWEIPYYQVYAHNPQGIVAGSQTWENYAGNLQRGWIQSRPFSDVVVKLDVLEDYNFGGSILSPLDELQKQLQIMMARYRTGDGTGYAGVSPAASCVQDSNQALYLAIITLQRQVEGNPEILTWLAQHPNSPETQRFQRLHQLGDRLLTMLKPRGITREDWQNNAATLAGLDPDNPTNQYDFIQENTLANALLTWQSMLPRLNQDILNEIFLEQGAQLWFMRSNQVGGSMPEILPLAPTGIFGDVPVLSALARRILAAIVFLPRPQDWWFLAITIIVYGAIAMTLGFKFGFLQWQWWGQSLAGSGKLILALFFLPALGEELVFRVMLLPYPTELNLFWPTLGAMVLSLVLFLLYHPLNALLFYPRGRNVFFQPIFLGLTGLLAVATTAIYWHSGSLWLIAIFHWLVVVTWLMALGGYGKLAHH
- a CDS encoding DUF1815 family protein; the encoded protein is MFTRLAQQHRDFVKDLVMSLRALATVLENRGFIASCYTCGDQLNSASFMVSLGENHLIRFLVSDYGITWTEMRDDRELMKLEGAEAIAQLEELANVVKYSLADAPKNSRKKRKNAQLQLV
- a CDS encoding ATP-dependent DNA helicase, translated to MTLIALTFHHGIDPGSGRKNTPMGLLETQVHHLLKAQQRQQAIPPWPHALTMGRLVSRALRLRRSALIQTGCLPPTYGPSYLLPCLLSDQPIRLVTTAKRKQDLEHTILPALEKDLKGNDPKLRIIWPAIITPAQWLRESLARACQPSPALTAIEQVEYLEDWTRDFLSHHLDWGTLQPLFAQTPQSQDKALTHWSRLSQSLFARPVNPHGFYPLDGEELQDLNQAVTEQLTISQGENAIKQENIRKIQRFWQFWQEQTDNHLLWAEVNRQQGKISLHVSPVNVQPWLANIWQNSDQGQGDFVGENQAAFVLIGSFLDAEKTAPTYCKTLGLGDLLCLKFSPHRLQDGLTIYQPDRLPLPNTPAFQTTLLTEIERILTEIMAVQPDTFVVILLDDLPLKAQLGSQLAAKFGSGVKVEPSPSLAPGILVAGWQYWCAQREQFPPPALLILGTLPIPSLENPLVAKRVQHHKRHHQDWFRDYLLPVALKDLQQAVLPLRESGGWLAILDDRVNSRSYGREVLKALAPYGKTNYFDPHHLPKVINGVHSATN